From a region of the Hymenobacter jejuensis genome:
- a CDS encoding EcsC family protein, with translation MTSYEQLAYAELRTWQEQMQRPPSYLNRFTRRVQMRLNAWLPERLHEAITVTIKQMVRGVLYGSSYLTRRPTADASLEEREKSVRCRVRSYRNTASAEGAVTGAGGFLLGLADFPLLLGLKIKLLFDVASLYGYDVRDYTERLYLLHVFQLAFSSQHTRNEVYHRVVNWEEYRHQLPTDVQAFDWRTFQQEYRDYIDLAKMAQLMPFIGAAVGAVANYRLIEQLGETAMNCFRMRRFLESDAAVPAERAA, from the coding sequence CTAGCTTATGCGGAGCTGCGGACGTGGCAAGAACAGATGCAGCGACCGCCCTCATACCTCAACCGCTTCACGCGACGGGTACAGATGCGCCTTAATGCCTGGCTGCCTGAGCGCTTGCATGAAGCCATCACAGTCACTATCAAGCAGATGGTGCGCGGTGTGCTGTACGGCTCTTCGTACCTCACGCGCCGGCCCACTGCCGATGCCTCGCTGGAAGAGCGTGAAAAGTCGGTTCGCTGCCGCGTGCGATCCTACCGCAACACGGCTTCGGCCGAAGGAGCCGTAACAGGCGCGGGCGGCTTCCTGCTGGGGCTGGCCGATTTTCCGTTGCTGTTAGGCCTCAAAATCAAGCTGTTATTTGACGTGGCGTCGCTGTACGGATACGATGTGCGCGACTACACCGAACGCTTGTACTTACTGCATGTGTTTCAGCTGGCCTTTTCGAGCCAGCACACCCGCAACGAAGTGTACCACCGCGTAGTCAATTGGGAAGAGTATCGCCACCAGCTGCCCACCGATGTGCAAGCTTTTGACTGGCGCACTTTCCAGCAAGAGTATCGCGACTACATCGATCTGGCAAAGATGGCCCAGCTGATGCCCTTCATTGGGGCAGCAGTAGGAGCGGTAGCTAATTACCGCCTGATCGAGCAGCTTGGCGAAACCGCCATGAACTGCTTCCGCATGCGGCGCTTTCTCGAGTCGGATGCTGCTGTACCCGCCGAAAGGGCCGCCTGA
- a CDS encoding DUF7033 domain-containing protein produces MASAQSVTPSRLASAAASTQARLAYILLHFRVAYPGAAEVSIGYEGTGSQVEITAGAGAFFSQTSSYPPAPTWREWHGRRVPFFFDVAPAAELLKFSSERVVIQADIISGAFYLLSGWQEYFSEARDQHGRFPFQASVQQRYGFVTLPVVNYYFDVLKTAVEHITGRKLQSRRWTDEAPFATFVTHDIDNLHSAWKAPAKAALRRRNWLAFGRQLWLRFTHPDAWDNLEHVQTAVAEHNAKSTFFLLPQHQPAPNGTPNADYRLQSIWRRMQSLQAKGAELALHGSIGTATNIDRLRGEASKINTSESDTCGLRFHYLSWEPRITPQLVDQLHFAFDSTLGFAEHFGFRHSYCLPFYPFDFEHGRAHNFLEIPLNVMDATLHHPKYLQLQPTEILPALTPMLQEIERFGGIFTLLWHNENFDPANELTGPRQFHAIMKYLRSRNTAFLTGSEILAAQNRRATGDSH; encoded by the coding sequence ATGGCTTCTGCTCAATCTGTTACGCCTTCTCGGCTCGCCTCAGCGGCGGCCTCCACCCAAGCCAGACTGGCATATATACTGCTGCATTTTAGGGTCGCCTACCCCGGTGCCGCAGAGGTTTCGATTGGCTATGAGGGTACGGGCTCCCAAGTAGAAATAACGGCTGGCGCTGGGGCTTTCTTTAGCCAGACGTCTTCTTATCCGCCCGCGCCCACTTGGCGCGAGTGGCACGGCCGGCGAGTGCCGTTTTTCTTCGACGTTGCTCCGGCTGCTGAGCTACTGAAGTTTTCTTCAGAACGCGTTGTTATTCAAGCAGATATAATTTCAGGAGCGTTTTATCTGTTGAGTGGATGGCAGGAATATTTCTCGGAAGCCCGCGACCAACATGGGCGGTTTCCGTTCCAAGCCAGTGTGCAGCAGCGCTATGGCTTCGTGACACTACCCGTGGTAAATTATTACTTCGACGTGCTTAAAACAGCGGTCGAGCACATTACGGGGCGGAAGTTGCAGTCGCGTCGCTGGACGGACGAAGCACCATTTGCCACGTTTGTAACGCACGACATCGACAACCTTCACAGCGCCTGGAAAGCGCCCGCTAAAGCAGCCCTGCGCCGGCGCAATTGGCTGGCCTTCGGTCGACAACTGTGGCTTCGTTTCACCCATCCCGACGCCTGGGACAACCTTGAACACGTGCAAACAGCTGTAGCTGAGCACAATGCAAAGAGCACGTTTTTTTTGTTGCCCCAGCATCAGCCGGCGCCCAACGGCACACCTAATGCAGACTACCGACTCCAGAGTATCTGGCGGAGGATGCAGAGTTTGCAGGCCAAAGGAGCAGAATTAGCGCTACACGGCAGCATTGGCACCGCGACTAACATTGATCGGCTGCGCGGCGAGGCTTCTAAAATAAATACTTCAGAATCAGATACTTGCGGATTGCGCTTTCACTACTTAAGCTGGGAACCCCGCATCACGCCCCAACTTGTTGACCAGCTGCATTTTGCCTTTGATTCGACGCTTGGGTTTGCCGAGCATTTTGGTTTTCGCCATTCCTACTGCCTTCCCTTCTATCCCTTTGATTTTGAGCACGGTAGAGCGCACAACTTTCTCGAGATTCCGCTTAACGTGATGGATGCCACGTTGCACCACCCAAAGTACCTTCAGCTCCAGCCCACTGAAATTCTGCCGGCGCTCACGCCGATGCTACAGGAAATCGAGCGGTTTGGGGGCATCTTTACCCTGCTGTGGCACAACGAAAACTTCGACCCGGCCAACGAACTGACCGGGCCGCGGCAGTTCCACGCCATCATGAAGTACCTTCGCAGCCGCAACACCGCATTTCTGACGGGCTCTGAAATTCTGGCGGCGCAAAATCGGCGGGCAACCGGCGATTCACACTGA
- a CDS encoding lipopolysaccharide biosynthesis protein has translation MGIVQRQGLRNTVISYFGLGLGFVNTTLLLPSFLEPRQMGLTTVLASIATIYAQLSAFGFASMGIRFFPYFRDAQNRHHGFLPLLLGLPLLGFAVITVLYLLGRPLVLQLYTHDADLLGPYYLWGAVLALFTLLYSLQDAYLKSLYHTAFSSFLQEVLLRILIAVVAFLFGKGYLTFHEFVLAYIGVNSLITLVLTAYLAAIGELHLRPTRAVLRVRPVRELVNFGAFALLSNISGTIIMSVDSLMLGSKSSFADAGIYAIAMNISTALVIPARALGKIAFPLLADYWKQQDLTRMANFYRRTTRLLAVAGCWLALGIGLNLDFIYSLIKRPEYAAGTTAVLLLLAGRLFDSITGVNGLIVVTSPRYRYDLIFNISLAVATVVLNLLLIPPLGLQGAALAALLALVSINVARTWFVWQSYRMQPFDYQIVMILGAAALAGLAAWSLPLIHSIFVTMLLRSGLLTALYAGLLLATPLRHDLLAFIRKTSTSK, from the coding sequence TTGGGCATCGTTCAGCGGCAAGGGCTGCGCAACACTGTTATTTCGTATTTCGGACTGGGACTAGGCTTCGTCAATACGACGCTGCTGCTGCCTAGCTTCCTGGAACCCAGGCAGATGGGCCTGACTACGGTGCTGGCATCTATTGCCACGATTTATGCGCAATTATCGGCGTTTGGCTTTGCCAGCATGGGCATTCGGTTCTTTCCGTATTTCCGCGACGCCCAAAACCGCCACCACGGGTTTTTGCCGCTGCTGCTTGGGCTGCCGTTGCTCGGGTTTGCCGTCATCACGGTGCTGTACCTGCTGGGACGCCCGCTGGTGCTGCAGCTATACACCCACGACGCCGATTTGCTGGGTCCTTACTATCTGTGGGGCGCGGTGCTGGCGCTGTTTACGCTGCTGTATTCGTTGCAGGACGCGTACCTTAAAAGCCTGTACCACACGGCTTTCTCTTCCTTTTTGCAGGAAGTGCTACTGCGTATCCTGATCGCGGTGGTGGCCTTTCTGTTTGGCAAAGGCTACCTCACGTTTCACGAGTTTGTGCTGGCGTATATCGGCGTCAACAGCTTGATAACGTTGGTGTTGACGGCCTACTTGGCCGCCATTGGTGAGCTACACTTACGGCCGACGCGGGCTGTGCTGCGGGTGCGGCCGGTGCGGGAATTGGTCAATTTTGGAGCGTTTGCACTGCTATCAAACATCTCGGGTACCATCATCATGTCGGTCGATTCGCTGATGCTGGGTTCGAAAAGCAGCTTTGCCGATGCCGGGATCTATGCCATCGCCATGAACATTAGCACGGCGCTGGTGATTCCGGCGCGGGCGTTGGGCAAAATCGCTTTTCCCCTGCTGGCCGATTATTGGAAGCAGCAAGACCTCACCCGCATGGCCAACTTTTACCGCCGCACCACGCGCCTGCTTGCGGTCGCGGGTTGCTGGCTGGCGCTGGGGATTGGCCTCAACCTCGATTTTATTTATTCACTCATTAAGCGCCCCGAGTACGCGGCCGGCACTACGGCGGTGCTTTTGCTGCTGGCCGGGCGGCTGTTCGACAGCATTACGGGCGTCAATGGCCTGATCGTGGTGACGTCGCCGCGGTACCGTTACGATCTGATTTTCAACATCTCCCTGGCCGTGGCTACGGTGGTGCTCAACCTGCTGCTGATTCCGCCATTGGGGCTGCAAGGGGCCGCCTTGGCCGCACTGCTTGCTTTGGTCAGCATCAATGTGGCGCGCACGTGGTTTGTGTGGCAAAGCTACCGCATGCAACCATTTGACTATCAGATAGTTATGATATTGGGTGCGGCCGCTCTTGCGGGGTTAGCAGCTTGGAGCCTGCCCTTGATTCACTCCATCTTTGTGACGATGCTCTTGCGCTCCGGTTTGCTTACGGCGCTGTATGCGGGCCTTTTGCTAGCCACTCCGTTGCGCCACGACCTGTTGGCTTTTATCAGAAAGACAAGCACCTCTAAATAA
- a CDS encoding SDR family oxidoreductase produces MADSTLTTPRLDKQIALVTGASSGIGTGVAKSLAEAGATVIVNYVHDAEGADVVVKEIEAAGGQALALQADVSKEADVLKMFGQILDRFGTLHILINNSGVQQDAPFTEMTLEQWQKVIDVNLTGQFLCAREAAKEFIRRGVQPEVSKAAGKIICMSSVHEVIPWAGHANYAASKGGVMLLMKTMAQELAQHKIRVNTIGPGAIKTPINKEAWDTPEAAEQLLKLIPYGRIGEPHDVGEVAVWLASDASDYVHGITLFVDGGMTLFPGFIGNG; encoded by the coding sequence ATGGCCGACTCTACTCTTACTACACCCCGTCTGGACAAACAAATTGCGCTCGTAACGGGCGCTAGTTCGGGCATCGGCACGGGCGTGGCCAAGTCGCTGGCCGAAGCCGGCGCGACAGTAATCGTCAACTATGTGCACGATGCCGAAGGCGCCGATGTAGTGGTCAAAGAAATTGAAGCGGCCGGCGGCCAAGCCCTTGCCCTGCAAGCCGACGTAAGCAAGGAAGCCGACGTGCTGAAGATGTTTGGCCAGATTCTTGACCGGTTCGGCACCCTACACATTCTGATTAATAACTCTGGCGTTCAGCAAGATGCTCCTTTCACGGAGATGACGCTGGAGCAGTGGCAAAAGGTGATTGACGTGAACCTAACCGGCCAGTTTCTCTGCGCCCGCGAAGCCGCTAAGGAGTTTATCCGGCGCGGCGTGCAGCCCGAAGTATCCAAAGCGGCTGGCAAAATCATTTGCATGAGCTCGGTGCACGAAGTAATTCCGTGGGCTGGCCACGCCAATTATGCGGCCTCCAAAGGCGGCGTGATGCTGCTCATGAAAACCATGGCCCAGGAGCTGGCGCAGCACAAAATCAGGGTAAACACTATCGGGCCGGGCGCCATCAAAACGCCCATCAACAAGGAGGCCTGGGATACGCCGGAGGCCGCCGAACAATTACTCAAACTCATTCCTTACGGCCGCATCGGCGAGCCCCACGACGTGGGCGAAGTCGCGGTGTGGCTCGCCTCCGACGCATCGGACTACGTGCACGGCATCACGCTTTTCGTGGATGGCGGCATGACACTTTTCCCGGGCTTTATCGGCAACGGGTGA
- a CDS encoding MGH1-like glycoside hydrolase domain-containing protein gives MTQEQHRLAENKAQTANWQKFGPYLTDRQWGTVREDYSANGNAWEYITHDMARSKAYRWGEEGIGGISDDEQLLCFSVGLWNGVDGILKERLFGLTNGQGNHGEDVKECYYYLDNTPTHSYMKMLYKYPQQEFPYVQLVQESKRRTREQPEYEILDTGIFDKGRYFDVFIEYAKAGPDDILIRVTAHNRGVEAAPLHIVPQLWFRNTWAWDFGIARPKISIGGTSTLQTEHELLGSYKLYCAQDPELLFCDNDTNGPRLYNLPPERLFFKDGINDYILNHDIAAINPLERGTKAAAHYSFTIEGGTSQTVCLRLSNNTDLEQPFAGFEEVFVARQQEADEFYRHFEESLATPDLQRIQRQAFAGMLWSKQYYYYDVAQWIDGDPAVLTPPPQRQKGRNSNWRHLRNADIISMPDKWEYPWYAAWDLAFHCIPLAMLDPEFAKKQLLLLTRDWYMHPNGQLPAYEWHLADVNPPVHAWATWRVYQMDQKQNNGQGDIAFLEAVFHRLLLNFTWWVNRKDKDNRNIFEGGFLGLDNIGVFDRSAPLPTGGYIEQADGTSWVAMYALNLMRIALELAKTNPVYQDMASKFFEHFLYIAEAMTKVGDEAYNLWDEEDEFFYDVLHTPDDERIHLKVRSIVGLIPLFAVEVLDDEMLAAMPEFEYRLKWFLDNRPHLAELVSRWQEPGKGERHLLSLLRGHRMKKLLHRMLDESEFLSEYGVRALSRYHLEHPYVYETPEMDFSVRYDPGESVSDLFGGNSNWRGPIWFPINYLIIESLQRFHFYYGDTFEVEYPTGSGQFSTLKEIAAALSERLTKLFVRNKKGQRPAFGKYKLLQKDPHFRDYLLFHEYFHGDNGKGLGASHQTGWTGLIAKLLYTPK, from the coding sequence ATGACGCAGGAACAACATCGTTTGGCTGAAAACAAAGCCCAAACGGCCAACTGGCAAAAATTTGGCCCCTACCTTACCGATCGGCAATGGGGCACCGTTCGAGAAGACTACAGCGCCAACGGCAATGCCTGGGAATACATTACGCACGACATGGCCCGCAGCAAAGCCTATCGCTGGGGCGAAGAAGGCATTGGCGGCATCAGCGACGACGAGCAGCTGCTGTGCTTTTCGGTGGGCCTCTGGAACGGAGTCGATGGCATTCTGAAGGAGCGCCTATTTGGCCTCACCAACGGTCAGGGCAACCACGGCGAGGACGTGAAAGAGTGTTATTACTACCTCGACAACACGCCCACGCACTCCTATATGAAGATGCTGTATAAGTATCCGCAGCAGGAGTTTCCGTACGTGCAGCTGGTGCAGGAAAGCAAGCGACGCACTCGCGAACAACCTGAATACGAGATACTTGACACTGGCATTTTCGATAAAGGCCGCTACTTCGACGTGTTCATTGAGTACGCCAAAGCCGGCCCCGACGATATCCTGATTCGGGTGACGGCCCACAACCGCGGCGTGGAAGCGGCACCGCTGCACATTGTGCCGCAACTGTGGTTTCGGAATACCTGGGCCTGGGATTTTGGCATTGCACGCCCCAAAATAAGCATTGGCGGCACCAGCACGTTGCAGACCGAGCACGAGCTACTGGGCTCCTACAAGCTGTACTGCGCCCAAGACCCCGAGTTGCTCTTCTGCGACAACGATACCAACGGACCGCGCCTCTACAACCTGCCGCCCGAGCGGCTTTTTTTCAAAGATGGCATCAACGATTACATCCTCAACCATGATATCGCGGCCATCAACCCGTTGGAGCGCGGCACCAAGGCGGCGGCCCACTACTCTTTTACTATCGAGGGCGGCACGAGCCAAACGGTGTGCCTGCGGTTGAGCAACAACACCGACCTGGAGCAACCTTTTGCGGGCTTCGAGGAGGTATTTGTGGCGCGGCAGCAGGAAGCCGATGAATTCTATAGGCACTTCGAAGAATCGCTGGCCACACCTGACTTGCAACGCATTCAGCGTCAGGCATTTGCCGGAATGCTCTGGAGCAAGCAGTATTATTATTACGATGTAGCCCAGTGGATCGATGGAGACCCGGCTGTGCTCACGCCGCCGCCGCAGCGCCAGAAGGGCCGCAACAGCAACTGGCGCCACCTGCGCAACGCCGACATCATCTCGATGCCGGATAAGTGGGAATACCCGTGGTACGCCGCCTGGGATCTGGCCTTTCACTGCATTCCGTTGGCCATGCTCGACCCCGAGTTTGCCAAAAAGCAACTCCTTCTGCTCACGCGCGACTGGTACATGCACCCCAACGGCCAGTTGCCGGCCTATGAGTGGCACCTAGCCGACGTAAACCCGCCAGTACACGCCTGGGCTACGTGGCGCGTCTACCAGATGGACCAGAAGCAGAACAACGGCCAAGGCGACATTGCCTTTCTGGAAGCCGTTTTCCATCGGCTGCTGCTCAATTTTACGTGGTGGGTCAATCGCAAAGACAAGGATAACCGCAACATTTTCGAGGGCGGATTCTTGGGCCTTGACAACATCGGCGTATTCGACCGCAGCGCGCCCCTGCCGACCGGTGGTTACATCGAGCAAGCCGACGGCACGAGTTGGGTGGCGATGTACGCCCTCAACCTGATGCGTATTGCGCTGGAGCTGGCCAAAACCAACCCAGTTTATCAGGACATGGCTAGCAAGTTTTTCGAGCACTTTCTCTACATCGCCGAGGCCATGACCAAGGTGGGCGATGAAGCCTACAACCTGTGGGATGAAGAAGACGAATTCTTTTACGACGTGCTGCATACCCCTGACGATGAGCGCATTCACTTGAAAGTACGCTCTATCGTAGGTCTGATTCCGCTGTTTGCGGTGGAAGTACTCGACGACGAAATGCTGGCGGCCATGCCTGAATTTGAGTACCGGCTGAAGTGGTTTCTGGACAACCGGCCTCATTTGGCCGAGTTGGTGTCGCGGTGGCAGGAACCGGGCAAGGGCGAGCGGCACTTGCTTTCCCTGCTCCGCGGGCACCGCATGAAAAAGCTCCTTCACCGCATGCTCGACGAGTCCGAATTTCTCTCCGAATACGGCGTGCGCGCCCTCTCGCGCTACCACCTCGAGCATCCGTACGTGTACGAAACCCCCGAGATGGATTTCTCGGTGCGCTACGACCCCGGCGAGTCGGTTTCGGATTTGTTTGGCGGCAACTCCAACTGGCGCGGCCCCATCTGGTTCCCGATTAACTACTTGATAATCGAGTCGTTACAGCGTTTCCATTTTTACTACGGCGATACTTTCGAAGTAGAATATCCGACGGGCTCGGGGCAGTTCAGCACCCTTAAAGAAATCGCCGCGGCCCTCTCCGAACGCCTGACCAAGCTGTTTGTTCGCAATAAAAAAGGCCAACGACCCGCGTTTGGCAAGTACAAGCTGCTGCAAAAGGACCCGCATTTCCGCGACTACCTTCTGTTCCACGAGTACTTCCACGGCGACAACGGCAAAGGCCTAGGTGCCAGCCACCAAACCGGCTGGACTGGCCTGATTGCCAAATTGTTATATACCCCAAAATAG
- a CDS encoding PIG-L deacetylase family protein, with translation MELTNKKILVVVAHPDDELLGLGASIHRLVQRQGCTARAIILGEGITSRSAVRDPEKWSAALTVHRSNIERAATAIGYTSTGVYDFADNRFDSVDLLDLVKVVEQEKEAFQPDIIFTHHGGDTNIDHRRTFEAVVTACRPLPGEPMRTILACETPSSTEWQAANYPNPFLPNFFLAVSEADVDAKISGMEAYEFEKRTYPHPRSPEALRILAQRWGIVIGQPYAEAFMLVRHIG, from the coding sequence CAAGAAGATATTGGTTGTAGTGGCCCACCCCGACGACGAGTTGCTGGGCTTGGGAGCCAGCATTCACCGTCTGGTGCAACGGCAAGGGTGCACGGCTCGGGCCATTATTCTGGGTGAAGGCATTACGTCACGATCGGCCGTTCGCGATCCGGAAAAATGGTCAGCCGCGCTGACAGTGCACCGCAGCAATATCGAACGGGCAGCTACCGCCATCGGCTACACCTCTACCGGCGTGTATGATTTTGCCGATAACCGCTTCGATTCGGTAGATCTACTGGATCTGGTAAAGGTTGTGGAGCAGGAGAAAGAAGCCTTTCAGCCTGACATCATTTTCACCCACCACGGCGGCGACACCAACATCGACCATCGCCGCACGTTCGAAGCCGTGGTGACGGCTTGCCGACCGCTGCCGGGCGAACCCATGCGCACGATTCTAGCTTGCGAAACGCCTTCGTCAACTGAGTGGCAAGCGGCAAATTATCCCAACCCATTTTTGCCCAATTTTTTTCTGGCCGTGTCGGAGGCGGATGTAGACGCTAAAATTTCCGGCATGGAAGCCTATGAGTTTGAGAAGCGTACCTACCCACACCCCCGCTCCCCGGAAGCACTTCGTATTTTGGCGCAGCGCTGGGGCATTGTGATCGGCCAGCCGTATGCGGAAGCTTTTATGCTGGTGCGCCACATTGGCTAA
- a CDS encoding amino acid permease, which produces MLKKSLELLRQEAAETGSHTLKRSLGGLNLIAIGIGVIIGAGLFSLTGIAAANHSGPAVTLSFVVAAIGCAFSALCYAEFASMVPVAGSAYTYAYATLGELFAWIIGWDLVLEYSVGAATVAISWSQYLVRFLAKYDLHMPAQLVLSPFEKVTLADGSVVSGFINLPAILIVLFITAIIIRGTQGSAVYNGIVVALKLSVVAVFIVLGWQYINPANYHPYIPANTGHFGEFGWSGILRGAGVVFFVFIGFDIVATMAQETKNPQRNMPIGIIGSLVICTILFVLFGHVMTGLANYTEFKNSAAPVAIAIEKTPYAWLSQAIIIAILIGYTSVILVDLLGQSRVFFTMSRDGLLPGVFSQIHPRFQTPHKSNLLLGVFISLFAGLVPISVVGEMTSIGTLLAFVMVCIGILILRKREPNTPRPFRTPWVPLVPILGILTCLVMMLSLPADTWIRLFVWLAIGLAIYFGYGKKNSKLRQGIQAEAQPAPQEVIS; this is translated from the coding sequence ATGTTAAAAAAATCATTGGAACTTCTGCGGCAGGAAGCTGCCGAAACCGGCTCTCATACTCTCAAACGCAGCTTAGGTGGCCTCAACCTGATTGCCATCGGCATCGGGGTAATCATTGGGGCGGGGCTTTTTTCGCTCACCGGCATTGCAGCCGCCAACCACTCCGGACCGGCCGTCACGCTGTCGTTTGTGGTGGCGGCCATTGGCTGCGCCTTTTCGGCTTTGTGCTATGCCGAGTTTGCCTCTATGGTGCCCGTGGCGGGTTCTGCTTATACCTACGCGTATGCCACTCTGGGTGAGCTATTTGCCTGGATCATCGGCTGGGATTTGGTGCTCGAATACTCTGTGGGTGCCGCGACTGTGGCCATCAGCTGGTCGCAGTACTTGGTGCGCTTTCTGGCCAAATACGACCTTCACATGCCGGCGCAGCTCGTGCTTTCGCCCTTCGAAAAAGTTACGCTGGCCGACGGCTCGGTGGTGTCGGGTTTTATCAACTTGCCCGCCATCCTGATCGTGCTCTTCATCACGGCCATCATCATTCGTGGTACGCAAGGCTCGGCCGTTTACAACGGCATTGTGGTGGCCCTGAAGCTCTCAGTAGTGGCCGTGTTTATCGTGCTAGGCTGGCAGTACATCAACCCAGCCAACTACCATCCTTATATTCCGGCCAACACAGGCCACTTTGGCGAGTTTGGTTGGAGCGGCATTTTACGGGGTGCCGGGGTGGTGTTTTTCGTGTTTATCGGCTTCGACATCGTAGCCACCATGGCACAGGAAACGAAGAATCCGCAGCGCAACATGCCCATCGGCATCATCGGCTCGCTGGTGATCTGCACGATTTTGTTTGTGCTGTTCGGGCACGTCATGACGGGTCTGGCCAATTACACGGAGTTCAAAAACAGCGCGGCGCCGGTGGCCATTGCCATCGAAAAGACGCCTTATGCCTGGCTCAGCCAAGCCATCATTATCGCCATTCTGATTGGGTATACCTCCGTGATTCTGGTCGATTTGCTGGGCCAGTCGCGGGTGTTTTTTACCATGTCGCGCGATGGGCTGCTACCCGGCGTTTTCTCCCAGATTCATCCGCGCTTCCAGACGCCGCACAAGTCCAATCTGCTGCTGGGCGTGTTTATTAGCCTGTTTGCCGGGCTGGTGCCCATCAGTGTCGTCGGCGAAATGACGAGCATCGGCACGTTGCTGGCCTTTGTGATGGTGTGCATTGGCATCTTGATTTTGCGCAAGCGCGAGCCTAACACGCCGCGCCCGTTCCGCACGCCGTGGGTGCCGCTGGTGCCGATCTTGGGCATCCTAACCTGCTTAGTGATGATGCTGTCATTGCCCGCCGACACTTGGATTCGTCTGTTTGTGTGGCTGGCCATTGGATTAGCGATCTACTTCGGCTATGGCAAGAAAAACAGCAAGCTGCGGCAAGGCATTCAGGCTGAAGCGCAACCCGCCCCGCAAGAGGTTATTAGTTGA